One Candidatus Binatia bacterium genomic window carries:
- a CDS encoding c-type cytochrome, whose product MSSIATVFAVLAGMMVVVPVASADPSRGRELFVLCSSCHGDRGQGDRKRLAPVLAGLPEWYVAAQLRKFLAGERGYHPDDTSGLQMRPMAQAVYRDGDLQSVAAYVASLPVVAAARTQNSGDAARGQTLYATCVACHGVDGKGNEALKAPRLVGQADWYLIEQLKKFRAGQRGTAGGDVTGAQMRAMVNVLPDDQAIADVVAYISTLKP is encoded by the coding sequence GCCGGTGGCTTCCGCCGACCCGAGCCGCGGCCGTGAGTTGTTTGTTTTGTGCTCGAGCTGCCACGGGGATCGTGGCCAGGGTGATCGGAAGCGCTTGGCCCCGGTACTAGCTGGCTTGCCGGAGTGGTATGTAGCAGCCCAGCTCCGCAAGTTTCTCGCCGGTGAGCGCGGCTACCACCCTGACGACACGAGCGGCTTGCAGATGCGCCCCATGGCTCAGGCCGTGTATCGCGACGGCGACCTCCAGTCGGTCGCTGCCTATGTGGCATCCCTGCCGGTCGTGGCTGCCGCCCGTACGCAAAATTCTGGCGATGCGGCGCGTGGCCAAACCCTCTACGCCACCTGCGTGGCTTGTCACGGTGTGGATGGCAAGGGCAACGAAGCACTCAAAGCACCACGTTTGGTAGGGCAAGCGGACTGGTACTTGATCGAACAACTGAAGAAATTCCGCGCGGGACAGCGGGGAACCGCAGGAGGCGACGTTACCGGTGCGCAAATGCGCGCGATGGTCAACGTGTTGCCCGACGATCAAGCGATTGCCGACGTGGTCGCATACATTTCAACGCTCAAGCCGTGA